Proteins encoded within one genomic window of Sphaerotilus montanus:
- a CDS encoding glycosyltransferase family 2 protein encodes MPLTIAPRLSVIVITRNEALRLRRCLESVSFADECIVVDSGSTDGTPELAEALGARVTRTTDWPGFGAQKNRALALARGDWVLSLDADEWLDDTLAAQVRAVVEAPGAPGCSYTLSRLSSFCGQWMRHSGWSPDPVLRLFPRGTARFSDDLVHERLLCDLPTRPLPGHLLHESMPTLTVANDKMNRYSSGRAADLHARGRRGGLGSALGHGFWAFVRTYVLKRGFLDGRMGFILAVHNAETSYYRYLKMWLECDDSTS; translated from the coding sequence ATGCCTCTGACGATTGCGCCGCGCTTGTCAGTGATCGTCATCACACGCAACGAAGCGCTGCGGCTGCGGCGCTGCCTGGAGTCGGTGTCGTTCGCCGACGAGTGCATCGTCGTGGACAGTGGCAGCACCGACGGCACGCCTGAACTGGCCGAAGCGCTGGGCGCCCGGGTGACCCGCACGACCGACTGGCCCGGATTCGGCGCGCAGAAGAACCGCGCGCTGGCGCTGGCCCGTGGCGACTGGGTGCTGAGTCTGGACGCCGACGAATGGCTGGACGACACGCTGGCAGCGCAGGTGCGGGCCGTGGTCGAGGCGCCGGGCGCGCCGGGCTGCAGCTACACGCTGTCGCGGCTGTCCTCGTTCTGCGGGCAGTGGATGCGCCACAGCGGCTGGTCTCCGGATCCGGTGCTGCGGCTGTTTCCGCGCGGCACGGCGCGCTTCAGCGACGACCTCGTGCACGAGCGGCTCCTGTGTGACCTGCCGACGCGGCCGCTGCCGGGACACCTGCTCCACGAGAGCATGCCGACGCTGACGGTCGCCAACGACAAGATGAACCGCTACTCCAGCGGACGCGCCGCCGACCTCCACGCCCGCGGTCGCCGCGGTGGTCTCGGCAGCGCCCTCGGGCACGGCTTCTGGGCCTTCGTGCGGACCTACGTTCTGAAACGAGGATTTCTCGACGGACGCATGGGGTTCATACTCGCGGTCCACAATGCCGAGACTTCTTACTACCGTTACCTGAAAATGTGGCTTGAATGCGACGATTCGACAAGTTGA
- a CDS encoding DegT/DnrJ/EryC1/StrS family aminotransferase, with protein MIDFLNLKRVNAPHEAALQAAAARVIASGWYVLGQECDHFEVEFAAWCGVRHAIGVANGLDALHLILRAMEIGPGDEVIVPSNTFIATWLAVSQVGAVPVPVEPRPDTANLNPELVEAAITPRTRAILPVHLYGQTAEMAALRVIADRHGLKLIEDAAQAHGARHHGVRAGALGDAAGFSFYPGKNLGALGDGGAVTTNDDALAARLRQLRNYGSSRKYHHETIGVNSRLDELQAAMLRVKLPAMDTENAVRHRLAQRYLAGLADVNVGLPRTVEGCEPVWHLFVVRVAERARVQAALAERGITTLVHYPIACHEQQAYADRHWPALPIASALQHQVLSLPISPVHTEAEVDTVVAALTDIVGRRS; from the coding sequence ATGATCGACTTCCTCAACCTCAAGCGCGTCAACGCGCCCCATGAAGCCGCGCTGCAGGCCGCCGCCGCCCGCGTGATCGCCTCCGGTTGGTACGTGCTTGGCCAGGAATGCGACCACTTCGAGGTCGAGTTCGCTGCGTGGTGCGGCGTGCGCCACGCCATCGGCGTCGCCAACGGGCTGGACGCGCTGCACCTGATCCTGCGCGCGATGGAAATCGGCCCAGGCGACGAAGTGATCGTGCCGTCGAACACCTTCATCGCCACCTGGCTGGCGGTGAGCCAGGTGGGCGCGGTGCCCGTGCCGGTCGAGCCACGCCCTGACACCGCCAACCTGAACCCCGAGCTGGTCGAAGCTGCGATCACACCGCGCACCCGGGCAATCCTGCCGGTCCACCTCTACGGCCAGACCGCCGAGATGGCCGCGCTGCGCGTCATCGCCGACCGCCACGGCCTGAAGCTGATCGAGGACGCGGCGCAGGCCCACGGTGCGCGTCACCACGGCGTGCGCGCTGGTGCGCTGGGCGACGCGGCCGGGTTCAGTTTCTACCCCGGCAAGAACCTCGGCGCGCTCGGCGACGGTGGCGCGGTGACGACGAACGACGACGCGCTGGCGGCCAGGCTGCGCCAGTTGCGCAATTACGGCTCATCCCGCAAGTACCACCACGAGACCATCGGCGTGAACTCGCGCCTGGACGAACTCCAGGCGGCGATGCTGCGCGTCAAGCTGCCCGCGATGGACACGGAAAACGCCGTGCGCCACCGCCTCGCGCAGCGCTACCTCGCCGGGCTGGCGGACGTGAACGTCGGCCTGCCGCGCACGGTCGAGGGATGCGAGCCGGTGTGGCACCTGTTCGTCGTGCGGGTGGCCGAGCGCGCACGCGTGCAGGCCGCACTGGCCGAGCGCGGCATCACGACGCTGGTCCACTACCCCATCGCCTGCCACGAACAGCAGGCCTATGCCGACCGCCACTGGCCGGCGCTGCCCATTGCCAGCGCGCTACAGCACCAGGTGCTGAGCCTGCCGATCAGCCCGGTGCACACCGAGGCCGAGGTTGACACCGTCG
- a CDS encoding glycosyltransferase, with translation MSSTAPRAVISGFTFLRNGVKLGFPFEASIRSILPLVDEFVIALGAGEDDTVARIHALAATEPKLRILDTLWNERMAERGFVYAQQKMIAQYACTGDWAFYLEGDEVLHEGELAAIRASVDRHHGNPQVEALVFDYLHFYGSPQWLAVSPAWYRRECRLIRNTIRSYAPDGQFWVVMDKHRQGRHPKAALANAHIYHYGHVRRLDYMQAKMDQVSKYWSHQPPKMRYSIDPQALRPFDGTHPACMADWLAHDAEPAFTPDPNHPLTRRERKHRHAMRLERWFGWDLSHKHYTLVA, from the coding sequence ATGAGTTCCACCGCCCCGCGCGCCGTCATCAGCGGCTTCACCTTCCTGCGCAACGGCGTGAAGCTGGGCTTCCCGTTCGAGGCCTCGATCCGCTCGATCCTGCCGCTGGTGGACGAGTTCGTCATCGCGCTCGGGGCGGGCGAAGACGACACGGTCGCGCGCATCCACGCGCTCGCCGCCACCGAGCCGAAGCTCCGCATCCTCGACACGCTGTGGAACGAGCGCATGGCCGAGCGCGGCTTCGTCTATGCCCAGCAGAAGATGATCGCGCAGTACGCCTGCACCGGCGACTGGGCCTTCTACCTCGAAGGCGACGAGGTGCTGCACGAGGGCGAACTCGCGGCGATCCGCGCGTCGGTCGACCGCCACCACGGCAATCCTCAGGTCGAGGCGCTGGTCTTCGACTACCTGCACTTCTACGGCTCGCCGCAGTGGCTGGCCGTGAGCCCGGCCTGGTACCGGCGCGAATGCCGCTTGATCCGCAACACGATCCGCTCCTATGCGCCGGACGGCCAGTTCTGGGTCGTGATGGACAAGCACCGCCAGGGCCGCCACCCGAAAGCTGCGCTAGCCAACGCCCACATCTACCACTACGGCCACGTGCGCCGGCTCGACTACATGCAGGCCAAGATGGACCAGGTCAGCAAATACTGGTCGCACCAGCCGCCGAAGATGCGCTACTCGATCGACCCGCAGGCGCTGCGCCCCTTTGACGGCACGCACCCTGCCTGCATGGCCGACTGGCTGGCCCACGACGCCGAACCCGCGTTCACGCCCGACCCGAACCACCCGCTGACCCGCCGCGAGCGCAAGCACCGCCACGCGATGCGGCTGGAACGCTGGTTCGGCTGGGACCTGAGCCACAAGCACTACACGCTCGTGGCCTGA
- the ybgF gene encoding tol-pal system protein YbgF, which yields MRRAPPLTLSALAAAAVLALSALWPVTASAGLFDDEEARKAVVDLRTRFEQSQRQAELETSERKALAAQLADQAEQLGVLKRSLLDLNAQMETLRTEIAKLRGADETLAQANKDLARELADLQRKYKDTVVALDDRMRRLEPQRVSLDGKDAVVEAPEKKAYDEAIGILRKGEFANAATALAAFQKRFPSSAYTGHVQYWLGNALYGKGEVKEAMNIFRTLVSTTPDHPRASEALLALANCQIELKDQKGARKTLEELIANYPQSEAAQAGRERIKQIK from the coding sequence ATGCGCCGCGCTCCGCCCCTGACGCTGTCTGCACTGGCCGCTGCCGCCGTGCTGGCCCTGTCCGCGCTCTGGCCGGTCACGGCCAGCGCCGGGCTGTTCGATGACGAGGAGGCCCGCAAGGCCGTCGTCGATCTGCGCACCCGGTTCGAGCAGTCGCAGCGGCAGGCGGAGCTCGAGACCAGCGAACGCAAGGCCCTGGCCGCACAGCTTGCGGACCAGGCCGAGCAGCTCGGTGTGCTCAAGCGCAGCCTGCTCGATCTCAACGCGCAGATGGAGACCCTGCGCACGGAGATCGCCAAGCTGCGTGGCGCGGACGAAACGCTGGCGCAGGCCAACAAGGACCTGGCCCGTGAACTGGCCGACCTGCAACGCAAGTACAAGGACACGGTGGTTGCGCTCGACGACCGCATGCGCCGGCTGGAGCCGCAGCGGGTCTCGCTCGATGGCAAGGATGCCGTCGTCGAGGCGCCGGAGAAGAAGGCCTATGACGAGGCCATCGGCATCCTGCGCAAGGGCGAGTTCGCCAATGCGGCGACGGCGCTGGCTGCGTTCCAGAAGCGGTTCCCGTCGAGCGCCTACACCGGCCATGTCCAGTACTGGCTGGGCAATGCGCTCTACGGCAAGGGCGAGGTCAAGGAAGCCATGAACATCTTCCGGACCCTGGTCTCCACGACGCCGGACCACCCGCGGGCCTCCGAAGCCCTGCTGGCGCTGGCCAACTGCCAGATCGAGCTCAAGGACCAGAAGGGTGCGCGCAAGACGCTGGAAGAGCTGATCGCGAACTACCCGCAGTCCGAGGCCGCACAGGCCGGGCGGGAACGCATCAAGCAGATCAAGTGA
- the msbA gene encoding lipid A export permease/ATP-binding protein MsbA yields MKALLQRLRRIWPYFSPSRMGFIVSAVCTVIVAATEPMVPSLMQHLLDAGFKQGAAGIPLWQVPVAIIGLFAVRGAAGYVGQYTLAWVAYRGTQAMREALFRRLMDAHPQLYATHSTSTLTNIVAHEVQSGALQLSTSGLTLLRDLLTLAALLGYLLWMNWQLTLFVAVLFPAVAFVMRTLSRRLHRLTLQGQQATDELAYTVEENVQAWRVVRMHGAQQHQTARFLSMSEDMRHIAMKSVAAAATMTPLTQVLSAIALSAVIVTALWQSGQDGQTVGGFVGFVMAMLMLVAPIKRLSEVAVPITRGLASLERGMTMIDEAPVERDGPFDPGRALGDITFEHVTVTYGEQNTPALQDIDLHIPAGQVVALVGPSGAGKTTLINLLARFVEPTAGTICIDNTPLADWRVTALRQQFALVSQDVVLFNDSVAANVALGQTVDRVRVEAALRAANLHDFAAALPDGIDTRIGHNGQRLSGGQRQRLAIARAIYKDAPILILDEATSALDSESERLVQSALERLMVGRTAIVIAHRLSTIERANRVVVLEGGRIVEQGTQAELLAQGGLFARLHALQFQT; encoded by the coding sequence ATGAAAGCCCTGCTCCAGCGCCTGCGCCGCATCTGGCCGTATTTCTCCCCGAGCCGCATGGGCTTCATCGTCTCCGCGGTCTGCACCGTGATCGTCGCCGCCACCGAGCCGATGGTGCCCAGCCTGATGCAGCACCTGCTGGATGCCGGCTTCAAGCAGGGGGCCGCCGGCATCCCGCTGTGGCAGGTGCCCGTGGCGATCATCGGCCTGTTCGCGGTCCGCGGGGCTGCGGGCTACGTCGGCCAGTACACCCTCGCCTGGGTCGCCTACCGCGGCACGCAGGCCATGCGCGAGGCCTTGTTCCGCCGCCTGATGGACGCCCATCCGCAGCTCTACGCCACCCACTCCACCAGCACGCTGACCAACATCGTCGCGCACGAGGTGCAGTCCGGCGCGCTGCAGCTGTCCACCTCGGGCCTGACGCTGCTGCGCGACCTGCTGACGCTGGCGGCGCTGCTGGGCTACCTGCTGTGGATGAACTGGCAGCTCACGCTGTTCGTGGCGGTGCTGTTCCCGGCGGTGGCCTTCGTGATGCGCACGCTCAGCCGCCGCCTGCACCGCCTGACGCTGCAGGGCCAGCAGGCCACGGACGAACTCGCCTACACGGTGGAGGAAAACGTCCAGGCCTGGCGCGTGGTCCGCATGCACGGCGCGCAGCAGCACCAGACCGCGCGCTTCCTGTCGATGAGCGAGGACATGCGCCACATCGCAATGAAGTCGGTCGCCGCCGCAGCCACGATGACGCCGCTGACCCAGGTGCTCTCGGCCATCGCGCTGTCGGCCGTGATCGTCACCGCGCTGTGGCAGAGCGGGCAGGACGGCCAGACCGTCGGCGGCTTCGTCGGCTTCGTGATGGCGATGCTGATGCTGGTCGCACCCATCAAGCGCCTCTCGGAAGTCGCGGTGCCCATCACGCGCGGACTCGCCTCGCTGGAGCGCGGCATGACCATGATCGACGAGGCTCCCGTCGAGCGCGACGGCCCCTTCGATCCGGGCCGCGCCCTCGGCGACATCACCTTCGAGCACGTCACCGTGACCTACGGCGAGCAGAACACCCCGGCCTTGCAGGACATCGACCTGCACATCCCCGCCGGCCAGGTGGTCGCGCTGGTCGGGCCCTCGGGCGCCGGCAAGACCACGCTGATCAACCTGCTCGCCCGCTTCGTCGAGCCCACCGCCGGCACCATCTGCATCGACAACACGCCGCTGGCCGACTGGCGCGTCACCGCGCTGCGCCAGCAGTTCGCGCTGGTCAGCCAGGACGTCGTGCTGTTCAACGACAGCGTGGCCGCCAACGTGGCGCTCGGCCAGACCGTGGACCGCGTGCGGGTCGAGGCTGCGCTGCGCGCCGCCAACCTGCACGACTTCGCCGCCGCGCTGCCCGACGGCATCGACACCCGCATCGGCCACAACGGCCAGCGCCTGTCCGGCGGCCAGCGCCAGCGGCTGGCCATCGCACGGGCGATCTACAAGGACGCGCCGATCCTGATCCTCGACGAGGCCACCTCGGCGCTGGACTCGGAATCCGAGCGCCTGGTGCAGTCCGCGCTGGAGCGGCTGATGGTCGGACGCACGGCCATCGTCATCGCGCACCGGCTGTCCACCATCGAACGCGCCAACCGGGTCGTGGTGCTGGAAGGCGGGCGCATCGTCGAGCAGGGCACCCAGGCAGAACTGCTGGCGCAAGGCGGCCTGTTCGCCCGGCTGCACGCCCTTCAGTTCCAGACCTGA
- a CDS encoding sugar 3,4-ketoisomerase, which produces MSTPLERCHLVDLPKISDPRGNLTFIEGGRHIPFDIQRVYYLYDVPGGSERGGHAHKGLHQLIVAMSGSFDVILDDGTAKRRFHLNRSYYGLYVCPMIWRELDNFSSGSVCMVLASNRYDEDDYYRDYDQFLAAALPAPRSQP; this is translated from the coding sequence ATGAGTACGCCCCTGGAGCGCTGCCACCTCGTCGATCTGCCGAAGATCTCCGACCCGCGCGGCAACCTGACCTTCATAGAGGGCGGGCGCCACATTCCCTTCGACATCCAGCGCGTCTACTACCTCTACGACGTGCCAGGCGGCTCCGAACGCGGCGGTCATGCCCACAAGGGCCTGCACCAGCTCATCGTCGCCATGTCAGGCAGCTTCGACGTGATCCTCGACGACGGCACCGCCAAGCGCCGCTTCCACCTCAATCGCTCCTACTACGGGCTCTACGTCTGCCCGATGATCTGGCGAGAGCTGGACAACTTCTCGTCCGGCTCGGTCTGCATGGTGCTGGCGTCCAACCGCTACGACGAGGACGACTATTACCGCGACTACGACCAGTTCCTCGCCGCCGCCCTGCCCGCTCCACGCTCCCAGCCATGA
- a CDS encoding glycosyltransferase family 2 protein produces the protein MTRRYTIVIPVLNQLRYTAMCVESLLAQSVTPGDILVIDNASTDETPQWLARHPELAQQRNRVNLGCGGAWTQGALLAGDAEWVVLLNNDVLAGPRAIDAMLDAAEQHGLKVVSPALLEGAEDYGYAQFAPEYLVKMAGTVRRGWFHGVCFAVHRSVFEAIGFPDTDRKLGGHEDMEYLVRCSRAGIPVGTVGDAVFHHFGSITQKAMKKETGAKALGDRHYFYSRLGMGWLARKRFKLQRERQRDQWSAEETKRTGHSLHMLRENGAWKHV, from the coding sequence ATGACCCGCCGCTACACCATCGTCATCCCGGTGCTCAACCAGTTGCGCTACACCGCGATGTGCGTCGAGAGCCTGCTCGCCCAGAGCGTCACGCCCGGCGACATCCTCGTCATCGACAACGCCAGCACCGACGAGACCCCGCAGTGGCTGGCCCGGCACCCCGAACTGGCGCAGCAGCGCAACCGCGTCAACCTCGGCTGCGGCGGCGCGTGGACACAGGGCGCGCTGCTGGCCGGCGACGCCGAGTGGGTCGTGCTGCTCAACAACGACGTGCTGGCCGGGCCGCGGGCGATCGACGCGATGCTCGACGCGGCGGAACAGCACGGTCTGAAGGTCGTCAGCCCCGCGCTGCTCGAAGGCGCAGAAGACTACGGTTACGCGCAGTTCGCGCCAGAATACCTCGTGAAGATGGCGGGAACGGTGCGCCGCGGCTGGTTCCACGGCGTGTGCTTCGCGGTGCACCGCAGCGTGTTCGAGGCGATCGGCTTCCCCGACACGGACCGCAAGCTGGGCGGGCACGAGGACATGGAATACCTCGTGCGCTGCTCACGCGCGGGCATCCCGGTCGGCACGGTGGGCGACGCGGTGTTCCACCACTTCGGCTCGATCACGCAGAAGGCCATGAAGAAGGAAACCGGGGCCAAGGCGCTCGGTGACCGGCACTATTTCTACAGCCGCCTCGGCATGGGCTGGCTGGCGCGCAAGCGTTTCAAGCTGCAGCGCGAGCGGCAGCGCGACCAGTGGTCCGCCGAGGAGACAAAGCGCACCGGCCACAGCCTGCACATGTTGCGCGAGAACGGAGCCTGGAAACATGTCTGA
- a CDS encoding acyltransferase translates to MSELSASLDAPFIHPLADVQSPHIGAGTRVWQFVVVLAGARIGRGGNVCSHCFIENDVRIGDRVTVKSGVQLWDGLTVEDDVFIGPNVTFSNDRHPRSGHRDFVREDTVIERGASIGAGAVILPGVRIGAGAMVGAGAVVTRDVRAGLTVVGNPARTLPCSPQPEGT, encoded by the coding sequence ATGTCTGAACTGTCTGCTTCGCTGGACGCCCCCTTCATCCACCCGCTGGCCGACGTGCAGAGCCCGCACATCGGCGCCGGCACGCGGGTCTGGCAGTTCGTCGTCGTGCTGGCCGGCGCGCGCATCGGTCGCGGCGGCAATGTCTGCTCGCACTGCTTCATCGAGAACGACGTGCGCATCGGCGACCGGGTGACCGTGAAAAGCGGCGTGCAGCTCTGGGACGGCCTGACCGTCGAGGACGACGTGTTCATCGGCCCGAACGTGACCTTTTCGAACGACCGCCATCCGCGCAGCGGCCACCGCGACTTCGTCCGGGAAGACACCGTCATCGAACGCGGTGCCTCGATCGGTGCCGGGGCGGTGATCCTGCCGGGCGTGCGCATCGGTGCGGGCGCGATGGTGGGCGCGGGGGCGGTGGTGACCCGCGACGTGCGGGCCGGCCTCACCGTGGTCGGCAACCCGGCCCGCACCCTGCCCTGCTCGCCTCAGCCTGAAGGAACCTGA
- a CDS encoding tRNA threonylcarbamoyladenosine dehydratase, with protein MTTTIELELPALDADLERRFGGLRRLWGDEGYRRVRAARVVVVGVGGVGSWAVEALARCGVAALVLIDLDHVAESNINRQVQAVGATVGAAKVLALRERVADIHPGCVVHAVEEFVEPANWPALLPIEVDVVIDACDQNAAKFAMARWSIATGRALVMAGAAGGKSKPERIEVADLAEVTHDPLLARLRQQLRKDGAPRTGRMGVRCVFSREEVRLPPQEDACAVDGSLNCHGYGSSVMVTASFGMAAAAQAMELVRGS; from the coding sequence ATGACGACGACGATCGAGCTGGAACTGCCGGCGCTGGACGCCGATCTGGAGCGCCGCTTCGGCGGCCTGCGGCGCCTGTGGGGTGACGAGGGCTACCGCCGGGTGCGCGCGGCGCGGGTGGTGGTGGTGGGTGTGGGCGGCGTGGGCTCCTGGGCGGTGGAGGCGCTGGCGCGTTGCGGGGTCGCAGCGCTGGTGCTGATCGATCTGGACCATGTGGCCGAATCCAACATCAACCGCCAGGTCCAGGCGGTGGGGGCCACCGTGGGGGCTGCCAAGGTGCTGGCCTTGCGCGAGCGGGTGGCGGACATCCATCCCGGCTGCGTCGTGCACGCGGTGGAAGAGTTTGTCGAGCCCGCGAACTGGCCGGCGCTGCTGCCGATCGAGGTGGATGTCGTGATCGATGCCTGCGACCAGAATGCCGCCAAGTTCGCGATGGCCCGCTGGTCGATCGCGACGGGGCGGGCGCTGGTCATGGCCGGGGCTGCGGGTGGCAAGTCGAAGCCGGAACGCATCGAGGTGGCTGATCTTGCCGAGGTCACCCACGATCCCTTGCTGGCGCGGCTGCGCCAGCAATTGCGCAAGGACGGTGCCCCGCGCACGGGGCGCATGGGCGTGCGCTGCGTATTTTCGCGGGAGGAGGTTCGTCTGCCGCCGCAGGAGGATGCCTGTGCGGTCGACGGCAGCCTGAATTGCCACGGCTATGGATCCAGCGTGATGGTCACGGCCAGTTTCGGCATGGCCGCCGCTGCACAGGCGATGGAACTCGTCCGGGGGTCTTGA
- a CDS encoding peroxidase-related enzyme, with the protein MTTAPISRYPVPDLNTLPEDLRTRILGVQEKAGFVPNVFLTLAHRPDECRAFFDYHDALMLRPSGLTKGEKEMIVVATSGANGCLYCVVAHGAILRIYEKNPLIADQVAVNHRKADLTPRQKAMLDFALKVCLDSAAIDEADVAALHAHGFSDEDIWDIGGITAFFGLSNRMANLIGMRPNDEFFLMGRQPRPPRA; encoded by the coding sequence ATGACGACCGCACCCATCAGCCGCTACCCTGTGCCCGACCTGAACACGCTGCCCGAGGACCTGCGCACCCGCATCCTCGGCGTGCAGGAGAAGGCCGGCTTCGTGCCGAACGTGTTCCTGACGCTGGCGCACCGGCCCGACGAATGCCGCGCCTTCTTCGACTACCACGACGCGCTGATGCTGCGCCCGTCCGGGCTGACCAAGGGCGAGAAGGAGATGATCGTCGTCGCCACCTCGGGCGCGAACGGCTGCCTCTACTGCGTGGTCGCACACGGCGCCATCCTGCGCATCTATGAAAAGAACCCGCTGATCGCCGACCAGGTCGCCGTCAACCACCGCAAGGCCGACCTGACACCGCGCCAGAAGGCCATGCTCGACTTCGCGCTCAAGGTCTGCCTGGACTCGGCCGCCATCGACGAGGCCGACGTCGCCGCGCTGCACGCCCACGGCTTCAGCGACGAGGACATCTGGGACATCGGCGGCATCACGGCCTTCTTCGGCCTGTCCAACCGCATGGCCAACCTGATCGGCATGCGGCCCAACGACGAGTTCTTCCTGATGGGCCGCCAGCCCCGCCCGCCGCGCGCATGA
- the tolB gene encoding Tol-Pal system beta propeller repeat protein TolB, translating into MDRRLFLQRGLGGCAVLATAFPAAAQFRVEISGIGAAQVPVAIARFRDEDKALHPVSQIVRADLERSGLFKLVSAPDNLDENARPVFAEWRSRNADALAAGTVTRLADGRYDLRYRLWDVVKGTELIAQSLAVPKDDLRLAAHRIADDIYQKLTGERGIFSTRIAYVSKGAGRYTLFVADADGEGSRSALGSAQPIISPAWSPEGNELAYVSFETGKPVVYVQDVLNGRRRAVAEFRGSNSAPAFSPDGSQLAVTLTKDGNSEIYAMGRQGDNLRRLTTAPGIDTEAAWSSDGRSIYFVSDRGGGPQVYRMGASGGNAERVTFSGNYNISPALSPDGRYMAYISRNGGNQFRLQLMDLNSGTVTALTDTNDDESPSFAPNSRLIIYASRAGGRDLLMTTTLDGLIKARLSPPQADVREPVWGPYSR; encoded by the coding sequence ATGGACCGGCGCCTGTTCCTGCAACGTGGCTTGGGTGGCTGTGCGGTTCTGGCGACGGCCTTTCCGGCGGCGGCGCAGTTCCGGGTCGAGATCTCCGGCATCGGTGCGGCGCAGGTGCCCGTCGCCATCGCGCGCTTCCGGGACGAGGACAAGGCGCTGCACCCGGTGTCGCAGATCGTGCGGGCCGATCTGGAGCGCAGCGGCCTGTTCAAACTGGTGTCCGCGCCCGACAACCTCGACGAGAACGCGCGCCCGGTCTTCGCCGAATGGCGCAGCCGCAATGCCGATGCGCTGGCCGCCGGCACGGTCACCCGGCTGGCGGACGGCCGCTACGACCTGCGCTACCGGCTGTGGGACGTGGTCAAGGGCACCGAGCTGATCGCGCAGTCGCTGGCCGTGCCGAAGGACGATCTGCGTCTGGCGGCCCACCGCATCGCCGACGACATCTACCAGAAGCTCACCGGCGAGCGCGGCATCTTCTCGACCCGCATCGCCTACGTCTCCAAGGGGGCCGGTCGCTACACGCTGTTCGTGGCCGATGCGGACGGTGAAGGTTCCCGCTCCGCCCTGGGCAGCGCGCAGCCGATCATCTCGCCCGCCTGGTCGCCGGAGGGGAACGAACTGGCCTACGTCTCGTTCGAGACCGGCAAGCCGGTGGTGTACGTGCAGGATGTGCTCAATGGTCGCCGGCGCGCTGTCGCGGAATTCCGTGGCTCGAACAGCGCGCCAGCGTTCTCGCCGGATGGCTCCCAGCTGGCCGTGACGCTCACCAAGGACGGCAACTCCGAGATCTACGCGATGGGCCGGCAGGGCGACAACCTGCGCCGACTCACCACCGCGCCGGGCATCGACACCGAGGCGGCCTGGTCGTCCGACGGCAGGTCGATCTACTTTGTCAGCGACCGCGGCGGCGGCCCGCAGGTCTACCGCATGGGTGCGTCCGGCGGCAACGCCGAACGGGTCACCTTCAGCGGCAACTACAACATCAGCCCCGCCCTCAGTCCCGATGGCCGCTACATGGCCTACATCAGCCGCAACGGTGGCAACCAGTTCCGCCTGCAACTGATGGACCTCAATTCGGGAACTGTCACCGCACTCACGGACACCAACGACGACGAAAGCCCGAGCTTCGCACCCAACAGTCGGCTCATCATCTACGCCAGCCGCGCTGGCGGACGTGATCTGCTGATGACCACCACGCTGGACGGACTCATCAAGGCCCGTCTCAGTCCGCCCCAGGCGGATGTGAGAGAGCCGGTCTGGGGGCCTTACAGCCGCTGA
- the pal gene encoding peptidoglycan-associated lipoprotein Pal yields MSPFLNSRTTWLASFGAAVLVLTGCASNTRVEPPAPVENRLAGAGTAPTVAPNANAGATTGQAAQSTVTPVDVTRNDAAANAGGRVVYFDFDSYVVKDEYRSVVESNARRLSADRKRRVLIEGHTDERGGHEYNLALGQRRAEAVLKSLTLLGVSDAQLEAVSFGKEKPAVAGSNEAAWAKNRRAELKDR; encoded by the coding sequence ATGAGCCCATTCCTCAACAGCCGCACCACGTGGCTGGCGTCCTTCGGTGCCGCCGTGCTGGTCCTGACCGGCTGTGCGTCGAATACCCGCGTCGAGCCGCCGGCGCCCGTCGAAAACCGCCTGGCCGGCGCTGGCACCGCCCCCACGGTCGCGCCGAACGCCAATGCCGGCGCCACCACCGGCCAGGCCGCACAGTCCACCGTCACGCCGGTTGACGTCACCCGCAACGATGCGGCCGCGAACGCAGGCGGCCGTGTCGTGTACTTCGATTTCGACAGCTACGTGGTCAAGGACGAGTACCGCAGCGTGGTGGAGAGCAACGCGCGGCGCCTGAGTGCCGACCGCAAGCGCCGTGTCCTGATCGAGGGGCACACCGACGAGCGCGGGGGCCATGAATACAACCTCGCGCTGGGCCAGCGCCGTGCCGAGGCGGTGCTGAAATCGCTGACGCTGCTGGGCGTGTCGGATGCGCAGCTGGAAGCCGTGAGCTTCGGCAAGGAAAAGCCGGCGGTCGCAGGCAGCAACGAAGCGGCATGGGCCAAGAACCGCCGTGCTGAGCTGAAGGACCGCTGA